In Zonotrichia albicollis isolate bZonAlb1 chromosome 26, bZonAlb1.hap1, whole genome shotgun sequence, a genomic segment contains:
- the ANKRD39 gene encoding ankyrin repeat domain-containing protein 39: MAGGRRSPPARCCPGRAALPSPCCQGRVAVPSVHQSLSEMDFERGIWAAARDGDEARVLQLLERRGDPAEPDLAGYTALHYASRNGHLGVCRLLLERGAPCDARTPGGATPLHRACYCGHRAVTELLLAHGADPAATDGDGRTGLHKAAEQGHRELCALLLRQRPALAALRDARGRSPRDGAHPAVWDLLDT; encoded by the exons ATGGCCGGTGGTCGCCGCTCTCCGCCCGCTCGGTGCTGCCCGGGCCGGGCGGCGCTGCCCTCTCCGTGCTGCCAGGGCCGCGTGGCCGTGCCCAGCGTGCACCAGAGCCTGTCCGAGATGGACTTCGAGCGGG GGATCTGGGCGGCGGCGCGGGACGGGGACGAGGCGcgggtgctgcagctgctggagcgGAGAGGGGACCCCGCGGAGCCCGACCTGGCGGGGTACACGGCACTG CACTATGCCAGCCGGAACGGGCACCTCGGGGTCTgccggctgctgctggagcgCGGTGCCCCGTGCGATGCCCGCACCCCCGGCGGTGCCACCCCGCTGCACCGCGCCTGCTACTGCGGGCACCGCGCCGTCAccgagctgctgctggcacacgGAGCCGACCCCGCCGCCACCGACGGCGACGGCAGAACCGGCCTGCACAAG GCCGCCGAGCAGGGGCACCGCGAGCTCTGCGCCCTCCTCCTGCGCCAGCGCCCGGCCCTCGCCGCTCTCCGCGATGCCCGGGGCCGCAGCCCGCGGGACGGGGCGCACCCGGCCGTGTGGGACCTGCTGGACACCTGA